The Sphingopyxis macrogoltabida genome contains a region encoding:
- a CDS encoding conjugal transfer protein TraN, giving the protein MNGLRTLAVSLALAACGHLAHAQMAASDARVEGEAIAKGVRDTTSSGILGNGSTANVPGFQGTDIPSRDYVDDPVGLTAAGEAQRYRDEYRVIVDPYRTRFDSDPVDLSAGRLIEADPDAYLGAGGGPGGTAGACNPLPPGGTGTTTYLESCNAGSQPFAEARSCNASLQIQTEGRRTWQYSCETEEFADRNEMCPMLAQAQGSSSCTLERSVRVGQRCLQWVEEEFGRRWCAEPGEPIFHQVWQCPSRLSGVPGGIERNTSRIVGETVDEAACQSATNGATCTLASEVCTAPGETRVINGLSVTRSCWEWQRTYQCEGVAPANDCGALEARGDCRFSHDECLSFDADGVTCNVHDRWYQCAIPGAGSQPPPAYVCAGDLYCINGECTQVEREASPEFKDAMVAMNVMGELRDGFDPDRLKIFSGEHLRCTRKVFGLSNCCSGKGVPLLTPFLCDREDREVDKRDDAGLCRFIGTYCSSRVLGVCVTRKQSYCCYGSKLVRILNEQGKAQLGMRWGTPQRPDCEGFLIAQFQQLDLSRMDFREVYAEFVDAAKLPDEIDMSIQIQQKIQSYYNTNGGT; this is encoded by the coding sequence GTGAATGGCCTGCGCACCCTTGCTGTCTCCCTTGCGCTTGCGGCATGCGGTCATCTTGCGCACGCCCAGATGGCGGCCAGTGATGCGAGGGTAGAAGGCGAAGCAATCGCAAAGGGTGTCCGTGACACCACGTCATCGGGCATTCTTGGCAATGGTTCGACGGCAAACGTCCCCGGCTTCCAGGGTACTGATATTCCATCGCGTGATTATGTCGACGATCCTGTTGGGCTGACGGCGGCGGGGGAAGCGCAGCGGTATCGCGATGAGTACCGCGTGATCGTTGATCCCTACAGGACCCGGTTCGATTCCGACCCTGTCGACCTGTCTGCCGGTCGCCTGATCGAAGCTGACCCCGACGCCTATCTCGGCGCCGGTGGTGGGCCCGGAGGAACTGCAGGAGCCTGCAATCCCTTGCCTCCGGGAGGGACGGGTACCACGACTTATCTCGAAAGCTGCAATGCCGGCTCGCAGCCCTTTGCGGAGGCGCGCAGCTGTAATGCGTCGTTGCAGATCCAGACCGAGGGACGACGCACCTGGCAGTATTCTTGCGAAACCGAAGAGTTTGCTGATCGCAATGAGATGTGTCCGATGCTTGCCCAAGCGCAGGGCTCCAGCTCATGCACGCTCGAGCGCAGCGTTCGGGTAGGGCAAAGGTGCCTGCAGTGGGTGGAAGAGGAATTCGGTCGCAGGTGGTGTGCTGAGCCAGGCGAGCCAATCTTTCACCAGGTCTGGCAATGCCCCTCTCGGCTAAGCGGCGTACCGGGCGGGATTGAACGCAACACCTCGCGGATCGTTGGCGAGACCGTCGACGAGGCCGCCTGCCAGAGCGCCACGAATGGTGCCACCTGCACGCTTGCAAGCGAGGTCTGCACTGCGCCTGGAGAGACGCGGGTCATCAATGGTCTTTCGGTGACGCGCAGCTGCTGGGAGTGGCAGCGTACCTATCAGTGTGAAGGGGTGGCTCCTGCCAATGACTGTGGTGCCCTTGAGGCGCGTGGCGATTGCAGGTTCAGCCATGACGAGTGCCTGAGCTTTGACGCAGATGGTGTGACCTGCAACGTCCATGATCGCTGGTATCAGTGCGCCATTCCCGGCGCGGGATCGCAGCCGCCGCCCGCCTATGTCTGTGCAGGGGATCTCTATTGCATCAATGGAGAATGCACTCAGGTCGAGCGCGAGGCATCACCTGAGTTCAAGGACGCTATGGTCGCCATGAACGTCATGGGCGAGCTGCGGGACGGGTTTGATCCTGATCGGCTGAAGATCTTCAGCGGCGAGCATTTGCGCTGCACCCGCAAGGTCTTTGGCCTTTCGAACTGCTGCAGCGGCAAGGGCGTGCCGCTTCTCACGCCGTTCCTGTGCGACCGCGAGGACCGTGAAGTCGACAAGCGGGATGATGCAGGTCTGTGCCGCTTTATCGGGACCTATTGCTCATCCCGCGTGCTCGGCGTCTGCGTGACCCGCAAGCAGTCATACTGCTGCTACGGCAGTAAGCTCGTCCGGATTCTGAATGAGCAAGGCAAGGCGCAGCTTGGGATGCGGTGGGGGACGCCGCAGCGCCCTGACTGCGAAGGTTTCTTGATCGCCCAGTTCCAGCAGCTTGACTTGAGCCGCATGGATTTTCGGGAAGTTTATGCCGAGTTCGTTGATGCGGCAAAGCTGCCTGACGAGATCGATATGTCGATCCAGATCCAGCAGAAAATCCAAAGCTACTACAACACGAACGGTGGGACCTGA
- a CDS encoding conjugal transfer protein TraF, translating to MTRLALLSLASALGAVAVPLLAQPPADANRDAFYCDERKLGSWFYCNSEEAKRKAREQARPASPAIPATERMAQITAKLDELKARAILEPTSENIVSYIRFQREQLDRASTFADVWGRSIWQNPDLDYTLERPVSTLAKQTWAEDRKAQREGSMAALTERYGVFYFYSSSCSACRTFSPVMRALSDTYGLEVLAVSMDGGPNEAFPNYVVDSGQYQRMGLQGGAVPALVLFDTQTRKPIPIGYGVMAADDVMQRIFYLTQIEPGSDY from the coding sequence ATGACGAGATTAGCGCTCCTGAGCCTTGCATCAGCCCTCGGGGCGGTGGCTGTCCCCTTGCTCGCCCAGCCACCGGCAGATGCCAATCGCGATGCGTTCTACTGCGACGAGCGCAAGCTTGGGAGCTGGTTTTACTGCAACTCCGAGGAGGCAAAGCGCAAGGCACGCGAGCAGGCAAGGCCCGCATCGCCAGCCATTCCTGCGACCGAGCGCATGGCTCAGATTACGGCGAAGCTCGATGAGCTCAAAGCACGGGCCATTCTTGAGCCAACGTCAGAAAACATCGTCAGCTATATCCGGTTCCAGCGCGAGCAGCTCGACCGCGCTTCGACATTCGCGGATGTGTGGGGTCGCTCGATCTGGCAGAACCCCGATCTCGACTATACGCTCGAACGGCCTGTTTCGACTCTCGCAAAGCAGACTTGGGCAGAAGATCGCAAAGCCCAGCGTGAAGGCTCGATGGCGGCGCTCACCGAGCGCTACGGGGTCTTCTATTTCTACTCCTCGTCCTGCTCGGCTTGCCGAACCTTTTCGCCGGTAATGCGGGCACTGTCCGACACATACGGGCTAGAGGTGCTCGCGGTCTCGATGGATGGCGGGCCCAACGAAGCGTTCCCCAATTATGTCGTCGATAGCGGCCAATACCAGCGCATGGGCCTTCAGGGCGGCGCTGTTCCAGCCCTGGTCCTTTTCGACACCCAGACACGCAAGCCGATTCCGATCGGCTACGGCGTGATGGCGGCCGACGATGTGATGCAGCGCATTTTCTACCTCACCCAGATTGAGCCCGGGAGTGACTACTGA
- a CDS encoding conjugal transfer protein TraH yields MARQTKRGVAARLFRSSGTALAVLAAASFAAAPVSANVGSELNNFFDDMGAAANATGPVAYQGQSAGYYSGGNIWTRFPQKNVTPVNLQLPGVKAGCGGIDVFSGSFSFINTDEIVAMLKATANNALGFAFQLAIKSISPQIASTIEEMAQKVQQMNQFNMNSCEVAQNLVGGLWGKSDRMSSEICKSVGNSQGLFSDWAKSRHECGTGGQRASTIAANSDPDIPAQSYNFTWEMLKQSYPSFSTEFREYLMTFVGTVIFYQDGDASGKRGFQFVGQGDRALLTALLDGTSSVTMLNCDTNDKCLNPTTQAMSISASQALKPRVRAMIESMNAKVRSNAALTSDEIGLLGATTIPLYKIMTVNAAATLGGMTSNDMNDLAEIVAMDLLDALAQQYYGYASRGVGTFQNANEEALSQWRDQINSVRQVLDTYSQGMKLRLDRTQHVVQRAVFLEGTLRNNLSPQMSAALSFSTSLSRQGIQ; encoded by the coding sequence ATGGCCCGCCAGACCAAACGCGGCGTTGCCGCCCGCCTCTTCCGCTCGTCGGGGACGGCACTTGCCGTACTTGCCGCAGCGAGTTTCGCTGCAGCCCCCGTCAGTGCCAACGTCGGCTCGGAGCTCAATAACTTCTTCGACGATATGGGCGCCGCTGCCAATGCCACCGGCCCCGTCGCCTATCAGGGCCAGTCGGCAGGCTATTACTCGGGCGGCAACATCTGGACCCGCTTTCCGCAAAAGAACGTGACCCCGGTCAATCTCCAGTTGCCCGGGGTCAAGGCCGGATGCGGGGGCATCGACGTCTTCTCCGGCAGCTTCTCCTTCATCAACACCGATGAGATCGTGGCGATGCTCAAAGCGACTGCCAACAACGCGCTGGGCTTTGCCTTCCAGCTCGCGATCAAGTCGATCAGCCCGCAGATCGCCTCGACCATCGAGGAGATGGCACAGAAGGTTCAGCAGATGAACCAGTTCAACATGAACAGCTGCGAAGTGGCGCAGAACCTCGTCGGCGGCTTGTGGGGCAAGTCCGATCGGATGTCCTCGGAGATTTGCAAGTCGGTCGGCAACAGCCAGGGGTTGTTCTCCGATTGGGCCAAGAGCCGCCATGAATGCGGGACAGGGGGGCAGCGTGCCTCGACGATCGCGGCCAACAGCGATCCCGACATTCCTGCACAGAGTTACAACTTCACGTGGGAGATGCTCAAGCAAAGCTACCCCAGTTTCTCGACCGAGTTTCGTGAGTACCTCATGACTTTCGTCGGAACGGTGATCTTCTACCAGGATGGGGATGCCAGCGGCAAACGCGGGTTCCAGTTCGTGGGGCAGGGCGACCGCGCCCTTTTGACTGCGCTTCTGGACGGTACCAGCTCGGTCACGATGCTGAATTGCGATACCAACGACAAGTGCCTCAACCCGACCACGCAGGCCATGTCGATTTCGGCATCACAGGCGTTGAAACCCAGGGTCCGGGCGATGATCGAAAGCATGAACGCGAAGGTTCGCAGCAATGCCGCGCTCACCAGTGACGAGATTGGCTTGCTCGGGGCGACCACGATTCCGCTCTACAAGATCATGACGGTCAACGCTGCCGCAACCCTCGGCGGCATGACCAGCAACGACATGAATGACCTCGCCGAAATCGTGGCGATGGATCTCCTCGATGCGCTTGCGCAGCAATATTATGGCTATGCCTCGCGCGGGGTAGGGACCTTCCAGAACGCCAATGAGGAAGCTCTTTCGCAGTGGCGCGATCAGATCAATTCGGTCCGACAGGTCCTCGACACATACTCGCAA